The Symphalangus syndactylus isolate Jambi chromosome 6, NHGRI_mSymSyn1-v2.1_pri, whole genome shotgun sequence genome contains the following window.
TTACTCACCTTTTCGACTGATGAGCTTGCATCAATTTCGGCAATTTCTCATAAAAAGGCCATTTTCACTCCTTGGGTGATCACCCAGGTCCTGCAAAACTGAGCCACCAACAACTACCTGCACCACTTCCCATGAGGCCAAATAATGGCTTCCCTCAAAGCTCAGacctcccacccacctcccagTCCTGTCCCATGCAGGGGGCTACTGGCCTCCTGGGGTGCAGGGGTCCAGGCCAAACCCAACCCACAGATGGTTGGTGAAACCAGCACGTATCCAAGGGACTTTCCCCCACCTGGTCCATGTGCCCACTGCATAGATATGCCTGTGCCTGCTCCCCTAGGACAGAGACTCCCTTTTCTTCCATTGGAATGAGGGATGGGGAGATTTGATGGTGTCCTGTACAGGTTGGATGTTAATCTGCTGTGGTGCTCTTGGAGAAGCTTGCCTGAGTTCAGCGCTTTCTCAGCACGTGGTGTTTGCTGCCCCTTCAAGCTGCGGGAGTCCCAGAAGGTAAGTGCTACTGCAACCCCCATTTACTGGTGAACAGAGGTCAGGTGATCTGCAGCGGGCCAAGCAGCTGCTAAGTGGCCAACAGGCTGGATCTGCATCTCACTTGCAGAGGCCCTGCCTGGATGCTGGGGCTGCCCTGagactccctcctcctcctcttccctccacagCTCTCCTTGCTTCTATCCACAGCTGTGCTCCAGGTGGGGAACACCTGTGGATGCACCAGGGTGCAACTACTCAGAGTCCAGTGTGCAGAAGGGCCCCTGCTCTATGCTGTTTCCATATCCAAGCCCAAGTTTGTCTAGAGCTTCATTCAGCAAATCCAAGCCTCCCTGAATTCCCTGCAAGACCAAACTGAGCCCTACAACCCCCACCACTCTGGTTAGCTGCCAGTCCCAGCTCCTGTTCCCTCCTGGGCCACTGTCTGTACAGTTCTGAAGTCCTACAAGAATGTTGAGATCCTAAGCCGACTCTCACCCAAAGAGGTAAACAACCAGGGGCCTCCAGGTTAGAGAACATACCCAGACAGGTTCTGCTGCCTGTAGGCTTGATATCCTTCCCCTACAACATGCCATGCTTGCCAGGCTGGAAGAGGGGCTCCAGAAACTTGGGAAACCTGGGCCTGTAGCTGGCATATGGAAAAGAGGCCTGGAAAAGCACCATTCCTGTCCATGAAGCCCCCACATGAAACCAGGTAATTGGGAAATACATGGGCACCAAGCCTGACCCCCACTCAGACCCAGGTGGGAACTGCAGCAGTGACTTGTCCCCTCTGCCACTCTGGCTGTACCACTACAGGAGGGAGGAACATCTAGCTCCACACGTGAGTGGAGACACCAGGTGTGAGCAGGTTCCAGTGGTTGCTGTAGCTGAACCTTCCCAACCAGGTCCATGCAAGGCCATCTCAGATGGGTGTGCACCTGGGTTGGGCAAGGACACCCCTCAGACAGTGAGGGCCACTGAGGAGGGCTGTCACAGAGGCCCCTTTTCCTGCTCCTAGAACAGGTTGGAGGAGTATGGGGGACCTCTCCCACCTCCCGGCTGCTTCCAGGAGCCACTTCTTTCGAGATGAGACACTCTCCTACCTGCCTGTTCCCATTTGGCTGAAATAGACCATTGCtaacatttagaaaacaaaaaggggCCTCACCTATTTTCCCTGACAGGTTGGAGGCAGGTGGGCATGCCAAGGGACCTGGGGTAGATCCTGTACATCTGCCCACCCCCAGGCTATGCTGGCTTCATCTTATCTGTGGGGTGCAGGGGAGAGGGGGGAATTACCAAGAGATGATCACACAGGCCATGGACAAGTTCTACAAGAGCCAGGAAGAAGAGCACTGTCCGTGCATGCTACCCGGCACCCAGCTCACACACACATCTCTCATTTGACTGCTTTCCCAAAGCAGGCTTTTGCCATCCAGGATCCCCAAGAAGCCTGGGGAGGAGACCCTGCCAGGCTGAAGGGCCTGTCCCCAAACGTGCCACCCTCACCAGGCTCATCCTGACAATCTTGGATTATTTTTGCCCTGAAGTTTTGGAGGGGCAGACAGGGAGACAGCAGACAGTACACATTAGCcacctttccagagagcatcagtcCTTCAGACTGGGGCAGGTCAGACCTCCACTCAGGCGTTTTTCTCACTGGTTGCCAGTTGGGGGAAACAGCATTTGTCAGCACCGGCCTGTCTCCCCAGGTCCTGttcagaaaccccatctgtgccTTTGGAGAGACTGCCCTGAGCACACAGGCCCAGCAACCACCATCTACAGCCCCCAGTGCATGTTAGCAGACACTGGGCTTGATTCCTGCCTACTCCCTGACAGATATCCCATGGCCACCTCATGAAGAGAATGAggccacacaaacacacccaggccGTCATGGTGATGGAGTGGCTGGGGTCCCACTTGCCCATCCTTCATTGCTGGTCCAGAGCCAGCTGACCACATTCCTACCCCGAGATGGGACTTTGGGGACATTGTCCACCAGGGTCACTGACCCCTTTTAAAGTTCCAGAAACATGGCCGGCTGGTCCCCTAGAATTTGGCACATGGGATAAGCCAAGGCTTGCCTTCAGGAACAGGTTTTCCACCACGTCGCTGCCCAAGGCCCAGAGCATCCCCAAGTTTGCGTGAAGCCTGCCTGCCACGTCCACAGCCCATGCCGACCCCGCCTGGAGCCACTGGAATGCTTGTTCCTGGGCATGTGATAAACCCAGACAGCTCCAGCCTTGCAGGACAACTGTGCGCATCTGGCAACAGTAGCCAGAGGGCCCATAGAAAGAAGTTGGAGGGGAAACCAGATGctgtgaaaatactttattaGGCAAAACTGCATactataaaaatgctttaaaatgcagGAGAAGATGCGAAGACACAAACGAACAAGCGCGTAGTGACACATAGCTGTCAACACAGTAAAGAATCCACACTGCTTCCCCCCCTTTACCTAGGAGAGTTCTAAGCCACCTCCTCCTCAGCAtactcctcatcctcctcctcctcggccGTGGCATCCTGATATTGCTGATATTCAGACACCAGGTCGTTCATGTTGCTCTCGGCCTCGGTGAATTCCATCTCATCCATGCCCTCGCCCGTGTACCAGTGGAGAAAGGCCTTTCGCCTGAACATTGCTGTAAACTGCTCTGAGACACGCTTGAAGAGTTCCTGGATGGCCGTATTATTCCCAATGAAGGTGGCCGACATTTTTAGCCCCCGGGGTGGGATGTCACAGACGGCTGTTTTTACATTGTTGGGGAGCCAGTCAGCAAAGTAGCTGCTGTTCTTATCCTGAATATTGAACATTTGTTCATCCACCTCCCTCATGGGCATGCGACCCCTGAAAATGGCAGCCGCCGTTAGGTAGCGGCCATGGCGGGGGTCGCAAGCGGCAATCATATTCTTAGCATCAAACATCTGCTGGGTAAGCTCAGCCACAGTCAAGGCCCGGTACTGCTGGCTGCCCCGGCTGGTCAGTGGGGCAAAGCCAGGCATGAAGAAATGCAGCCAGGGAAACGGGACCATGTTCACGGCCAGCTTCTGCAGGTCAGCATTCAGCTGGCCGGGGAAGCGCAGGCACGTGGTGACCCCACTCATGGTAGCAGACACCAGGTGGTTCAGGTCACCGTAGGTGGGTGTGGGCAGTTTTAGGGTCCTGGAACATATGTCATATAGCGCTTCGTTATCTATGCAGAAGGTCTCGTCCGCATTTTCTATGAGCTGGTGGACTGAGAGGGTGGCGTTGTAGGGCTCCACCACGGTGTCTGACAGCTTGGGCGAGGGCAGGATGCTGAATGTGTTTATGATCCTGTCTGGGTACTCCTCCCGGATCTTACTGAGCAGAAGGGTACCCATCCCAGACCCAGTCCCGCCACCCAGGGAGTGGGTCAGCTGGAAACCCTGCAGGCAGTCACATCTCTCAGCCTCCTTTCTGACAACGTCCATCACTGACTCCATCACCTCCGCGCCTTCTGTGTAGCATCCGTTGGGCCAGTTGTTTCCGGCCCCACTCTGACCTGTAAGACAGTACAGCCAGTCACTCGATGGCCAGGTATACGGTCATCAGTGGTCACCACCATAATGCAAAAAGGGCCATGTGTCACGTGTGAGGTGAGAGCACCATGCGCCCTGCAGGTGGAGCAAATGAAACCCCCTCCCCCAGAGTTACAGGACAGCAGCTTCCCCTTTTAGGAATTAAGTCAGGAGTCAAACCTGAGACAGGCTAACAGACCTCGCTGCAGGTGGCTCCTGCCCATTTTCAGGAAAGGCAGTAGCCACGGCCCCAGCTCAGCTCCCTACAGGGAGTTGACATCAGTAGCTCCTTGAGACACCTGGGCCTTCCTCCCAAAGCCCGTTTAGAAGAGGTGGATTGAGCGACTCAACTCGGCGGATAGGAGGGTGTTAAGGGGCCCTGGCTCCACAGTTCCCACAGCGATGACCTTGGGGCACTCCTAGATTTTGAGCTGCCCTGGCTAAGGAGCCACACCCCAGTCCTCCCCCGCAGCTCACCGAAGATGAAGTTGTCTGGCCTGAAGACCTGCCCAAAGGGCCTAGAGCGCACAGAGTCCATGGTGCCAGGCTCCAGATCCATGACCACAGCATGGGGCATGTACCTGCCACCTGAGAGGGGCGGGAGGGCATGAGCGAGGGGAGGGCCGCTGTTCTCAGGAGGGTGGTGGGGGAAGGACGGGATCTCACTGCTGGCCTCGTTGTAGTACACGTTGATGCGCTCCAGCTGCAGGTGGCTGTCCCCGTGGTAGGTGCCAGCGGAGTCGATGGCATGTTCATCAGAGATCACCTCCCAGAACTGCCAGAGACGGGAGGGGCCAGACAGGCCAGGGCTGATTCATGGAGGCGCCCCAGCCGCTCTCCCAACCCACCCTCACCCGCACCCCCATCCCTAGGCCTCCGTGTCCCTGGGGTCCACCCCGGCCGCCTCGCCAGCCGCCCAGTTCCACTGCGTCCCCGGCAGGGAACCCAAGGGCCGCAACGCAGGGGCACCGCCCACGCCACTGCCAACATCCCTGACCACCCGGCAGGCCCGAGCTGGGCCCTCAGAGCCCCGGCTGCCTACCTTGGTGCCGATCTGGTTCCCGCACTGTCCGGTCTGCGTGAGCACAATCTCCCTCATGGCCAAGGCAGGATTAGGGCGGCAGGAGAAACGCGAGAAGGAGGAGCAGACGCCCAGCAACCCAGCCCGCCCTCCGCCAACGCTGAAATAGCCCCGcacccacctccctcagcctcggaTTCGGCTCCCAGAATAAGCAACAGCTTTGCTTCCACACAGGTGCACCCACCTGTGAATCCCTTGGCGTTGAACGTCTGTTGGAGAGCTCAGGTGTCCTTGCTGTGGTCCTTTCCACGTTGGAGAAAGGTGCTCAGCTGCAGAACTTCCTCCCGCGTCTTTAGTGAGACTAGATCCCTAGCTGAGCTGAAACTGAATTTTCCTCCCATGTGGGAGGGGAAGACTCTTGTTTCCATATTCACAGAGTGCCTTTGCACCTGTCCTAAATTGatgactttttttaaattgatgagtCTTTTCGTCTATTAGGAGATCTGTGGTTGGGAAAGGCCTTCCATATGTTAACTCAACAGGACTTAATTATAAGTTTTACTTTGGGGCAGTTCAAACCCACAGTAAGCTATGAATGTTAGAGACAGGCCTCTGATTTAGCTAGAGTCTTCTTTAGAGTAGGAATAGCCCTTTCACCTTTCGCGAGGACTGCAGTCTCCACACAGTGAAGCTGATATTGGATTCTTAAAGCTGAGGATAGGTGTTGGGATAGGCCTGCTGTGAAAGATGGGCCATTGTCACTTTGCAGGCTTTTAGATTACCCAAACTGAGGAGTTATTTCTTCTGGTAAACATTTTTCAGATGGGGTGGGGAATGCCTCGATCTAACCAGTGAAGGTATCAGTAAGCATTAGCAAATATTTGAATCTCCTGCAGAAAGGCATCGGGGTAAATTAGAGTTGCCAGTTCTCACCTGGATAGGTTCCTCAATTTTGGACAGGTTTAACTGGAGGAGAAAATTTCTGGCCATTTGGGTCATGTCAGGCACAGAGCTCACAGTGCTGAGTCACCTGTTTTAGTGTCTTGAAAAGATTTACCCCTATGAACAAATGAGACATTAACAGAAACAAAGAATCCCTTCTAGGGTGAAAAGAATCAGGAAAGTGCTGAATTATATTCCTATGATTGGTACTTGGCATTAGTAATTTATTACCATCATTCAGCCAGCCAGAGGCGCCCTGGACCGAAATGCAATCCCTGGCCCATTTTTGTTCTTTAGAGTGTTCTGGCCCAGTTCTATGTATGCTGACCAGCACGCCCATAAGCTTCATTGGCCCTTTCAGTGCAGGTGCCTTGGCTGCGGCATCTACAAGGGCATTTCCTTTTACATGGTCAGTCTCTCTTTTGATGTCCTCTGCAATTAATTATAGTCACTTTTTGGCAGCAAAGCAGCATTCTAACAAGCTCAAAATCTGAATGATGTTGTATGGAAAAGCCCTTGGGGGTCAGGAGTCCCTACCCATTCCAAATTGCAGCATTAGCATGAAGCACTAAAAAATCATACTTGGAATCAGtgtaaatgttaacttttaaatCCTTTCCCAACTTCAGGGGCTAAGATCAATTAACTCAGCTTTTTGAGCTGAGGTCGAGGCCAGCAAGGCTTGTGCCTTGATTCTCTTGTGCTGACTAATAATAGCATATCTAGCCCTCCTATTTTCCTGATGCATGAAACAACTTGCATCTGTTAACCACTCTTCCTTGGGATGGTCAAGGGGCTCATCTCTAAGTCTGGCCTGCTAGAATAAATTTGTTTCATAACCTGTGACAtagctttggctgtgtccccagtcaaatctttttttttttttttttttttttgagacagagtctagctgtctcccaggctggagtgcagtggcacgatctcggctcactgcaggctccgccccccagggttcacgccattctcctgcctcagcctcccgaatagctgggactacaggcgcccaccatctcgcccggcaaattttttgtatttttagtagagacggggtttcattgtgttagccaggatggtctcgatctcctgacctcgtgatctgcccgcctcggcctcccaaagtgctgggattacaggcgtgagccaccgcgcccggcccccagtcaaatcttatcttgaattgtagctcccataattcctatatATCATCGGAGGGACCCAGTGGGCGGTAATCGAATCGggggatgggtctttcccatgctgttcttgtgacagtgaataagcctcatgagatctgatggtttatttatttatttgtttttgagacagagtcttgctctgttctcaggctggagtgcattatcatgatcttggctcactgcaacctctgactcctgggttcaag
Protein-coding sequences here:
- the LOC129484129 gene encoding tubulin beta-8 chain-like isoform X1; this translates as MREIVLTQTGQCGNQIGTKFWEVISDEHAIDSAGTYHGDSHLQLERINVYYNEASSGRYMPHAVVMDLEPGTMDSVRSRPFGQVFRPDNFIFGQSGAGNNWPNGCYTEGAEVMESVMDVVRKEAERCDCLQGFQLTHSLGGGTGSGMGTLLLSKIREEYPDRIINTFSILPSPKLSDTVVEPYNATLSVHQLIENADETFCIDNEALYDICSRTLKLPTPTYGDLNHLVSATMSGVTTCLRFPGQLNADLQKLAVNMVPFPWLHFFMPGFAPLTSRGSQQYRALTVAELTQQMFDAKNMIAACDPRHGRYLTAAAIFRGRMPMREVDEQMFNIQDKNSSYFADWLPNNVKTAVCDIPPRGLKMSATFIGNNTAIQELFKRVSEQFTAMFRRKAFLHWYTGEGMDEMEFTEAESNMNDLVSEYQQYQDATAEEEEDEEEEEEEGVSGQPQHPGRASASEMQIQPVGHLAAAWPAADHLTSVHQ
- the LOC129484129 gene encoding tubulin beta-8 chain-like isoform X10; translation: MREIVLTQTGQCGNQIGTKFWEVISDEHAIDSAGTYHGDSHLQLERINLTHSLGGGTGSGMGTLLLSKIREEYPDRIINTFSILPSPKLSDTVVEPYNATLSVHQLIENADETFCIDNEALYDICSRTLKLPTPTYGDLNHLVSATMSGVTTCLRFPGQLNADLQKLAVNMVPFPWLHFFMPGFAPLTSRGSQQYRALTVAELTQQMFDAKNMIAACDPRHGRYLTAAAIFRGRMPMREVDEQMFNIQDKNSSYFADWLPNNVKTAVCDIPPRGLKMSATFIGNNTAIQELFKRVSEQFTAMFRRKAFLHWYTGEGMDEMEFTEAESNMNDLVSEYQQYQDATAEEEEDEEYAEEEVA
- the LOC129484129 gene encoding tubulin beta-8 chain-like isoform X8, with amino-acid sequence MREIVLTQTGQCGRYMPHAVVMDLEPGTMDSVRSRPFGQVFRPDNFIFGQSGAGNNWPNGCYTEGAEVMESVMDVVRKEAERCDCLQGFQLTHSLGGGTGSGMGTLLLSKIREEYPDRIINTFSILPSPKLSDTVVEPYNATLSVHQLIENADETFCIDNEALYDICSRTLKLPTPTYGDLNHLVSATMSGVTTCLRFPGQLNADLQKLAVNMVPFPWLHFFMPGFAPLTSRGSQQYRALTVAELTQQMFDAKNMIAACDPRHGRYLTAAAIFRGRMPMREVDEQMFNIQDKNSSYFADWLPNNVKTAVCDIPPRGLKMSATFIGNNTAIQELFKRVSEQFTAMFRRKAFLHWYTGEGMDEMEFTEAESNMNDLVSEYQQYQDATAEEEEDEEYAEEEVA
- the LOC129484129 gene encoding tubulin beta-8 chain-like isoform X6; the protein is MREIVLTQTGQCGNQIGTKFWEVISDEHAIDSAGTYHGDSHLQLERINVYYNEASGRYMPHAVVMDLEPGTMDSVRSRPFGQVFRPDNFIFGQSGAGNNWPNGCYTEGAEVMESVMDVVRKEAERCDCLQGFQLTHSLGGGTGSGMGTLLLSKIREEYPDRIINTFSILPSPKLSDTVVEPYNATLSVHQLIENADETFCIDNEALYDICSRTLKLPTPTYGDLNHLVSATMSGVTTCLRFPGQLNADLQKLAVNMVPFPWLHFFMPGFAPLTSRGSQQYRALTVAELTQQMFDAKNMIAACDPRHGRYLTAAAIFRGRMPMREVDEQMFNIQDKNSSYFADWLPNNVKTAVCDIPPRGLKMSATFIGNNTAIQELFKRVSEQFTAMFRRKAFLHWYTGEGMDEMEFTEAESNMNDLVSEYQQYQDATAEEEEDEEYAEEEVA
- the LOC129484129 gene encoding tubulin beta-8 chain-like isoform X4, whose product is MREIVLTQTGQCGNQIGTKFWEVISDEHAIDSAGTYHGDSHLQLERINVYYNEASSGRYMPHAVVMDLEPGTMDSVRSRPFGQVFRPDNFIFGQSGAGNNWPNGCYTEGAEVMESVMDVVRKEAERCDCLQGFQLTHSLGGGTGSGMGTLLLSKIREEYPDRIINTFSILPSPKLSDTVVEPYNATLSVHQLIENADETFCIDNEALYDICSRTLKLPTPTYGDLNHLVSATMSGVTTCLRFPGQLNADLQKLAVNMVPFPWLHFFMPGFAPLTSRGSQQYRALTVAELTQQMFDAKNMIAACDPRHGRYLTAAAIFRGRMPMREVDEQMFNIQDKNSSYFADWLPNNVKTAVCDIPPRGLKMSATFIGNNTAIQELFKRVSEQFTAMFRRKAFLHWYTGEGMDEMEFTEAESNMNDLVSEYQQYQDATAEEEEDEEYAEEEVA
- the LOC129484129 gene encoding tubulin beta-8 chain-like isoform X11, producing MREIVLTQTGQCGNQIGTKFWEVISDEHAIDSAGTYHGDSHLQLERINVYYNEASSGRYMPHAVVMDLEPGTMDSVRSRPFGQVFRPDNFIFGQSGAGNNWPNGCYTEGAEVMESVMDVVRKEVDEQMFNIQDKNSSYFADWLPNNVKTAVCDIPPRGLKMSATFIGNNTAIQELFKRVSEQFTAMFRRKAFLHWYTGEGMDEMEFTEAESNMNDLVSEYQQYQDATAEEEEDEEYAEEEVA
- the LOC129484129 gene encoding tubulin beta-8 chain-like isoform X9 is translated as MREIVLTQTGQCGNQIGTKFWEVISDEHAIDSAGTYHGDSHLQLERINVYYNEASSGRYMPHAVVMDLEPGTMDSVRSRPFGQGFQLTHSLGGGTGSGMGTLLLSKIREEYPDRIINTFSILPSPKLSDTVVEPYNATLSVHQLIENADETFCIDNEALYDICSRTLKLPTPTYGDLNHLVSATMSGVTTCLRFPGQLNADLQKLAVNMVPFPWLHFFMPGFAPLTSRGSQQYRALTVAELTQQMFDAKNMIAACDPRHGRYLTAAAIFRGRMPMREVDEQMFNIQDKNSSYFADWLPNNVKTAVCDIPPRGLKMSATFIGNNTAIQELFKRVSEQFTAMFRRKAFLHWYTGEGMDEMEFTEAESNMNDLVSEYQQYQDATAEEEEDEEYAEEEVA
- the LOC129484129 gene encoding tubulin beta-8 chain-like isoform X2 codes for the protein MREIVLTQTGQCGNQIGTKFWEVISDEHAIDSAGTYHGDSHLQLERINVYYNEASSEIPSFPHHPPENSGPPLAHALPPLSGGRYMPHAVVMDLEPGTMDSVRSRPFGQVFRPDNFIFGQSGAGNNWPNGCYTEGAEVMESVMDVVRKEAERCDCLQGFQLTHSLGGGTGSGMGTLLLSKIREEYPDRIINTFSILPSPKLSDTVVEPYNATLSVHQLIENADETFCIDNEALYDICSRTLKLPTPTYGDLNHLVSATMSGVTTCLRFPGQLNADLQKLAVNMVPFPWLHFFMPGFAPLTSRGSQQYRALTVAELTQQMFDAKNMIAACDPRHGRYLTAAAIFRGRMPMREVDEQMFNIQDKNSSYFADWLPNNVKTAVCDIPPRGLKMSATFIGNNTAIQELFKRVSEQFTAMFRRKAFLHWYTGEGMDEMEFTEAESNMNDLVSEYQQYQDATAEEEEDEEYAEEEVA
- the LOC129484129 gene encoding tubulin beta-8 chain-like isoform X3; amino-acid sequence: METKLISLYISIRALRCHGVLIFCWQFWEVISDEHAIDSAGTYHGDSHLQLERINVYYNEASSGRYMPHAVVMDLEPGTMDSVRSRPFGQVFRPDNFIFGQSGAGNNWPNGCYTEGAEVMESVMDVVRKEAERCDCLQGFQLTHSLGGGTGSGMGTLLLSKIREEYPDRIINTFSILPSPKLSDTVVEPYNATLSVHQLIENADETFCIDNEALYDICSRTLKLPTPTYGDLNHLVSATMSGVTTCLRFPGQLNADLQKLAVNMVPFPWLHFFMPGFAPLTSRGSQQYRALTVAELTQQMFDAKNMIAACDPRHGRYLTAAAIFRGRMPMREVDEQMFNIQDKNSSYFADWLPNNVKTAVCDIPPRGLKMSATFIGNNTAIQELFKRVSEQFTAMFRRKAFLHWYTGEGMDEMEFTEAESNMNDLVSEYQQYQDATAEEEEDEEYAEEEVA
- the LOC129484129 gene encoding tubulin beta-8 chain-like isoform X7 codes for the protein MREIVLTQTGQCGNQIGTKFWEVISDEHAIDSAGTYHGDSHLQLERINVYYNEASSQSGAGNNWPNGCYTEGAEVMESVMDVVRKEAERCDCLQGFQLTHSLGGGTGSGMGTLLLSKIREEYPDRIINTFSILPSPKLSDTVVEPYNATLSVHQLIENADETFCIDNEALYDICSRTLKLPTPTYGDLNHLVSATMSGVTTCLRFPGQLNADLQKLAVNMVPFPWLHFFMPGFAPLTSRGSQQYRALTVAELTQQMFDAKNMIAACDPRHGRYLTAAAIFRGRMPMREVDEQMFNIQDKNSSYFADWLPNNVKTAVCDIPPRGLKMSATFIGNNTAIQELFKRVSEQFTAMFRRKAFLHWYTGEGMDEMEFTEAESNMNDLVSEYQQYQDATAEEEEDEEYAEEEVA
- the LOC129484129 gene encoding tubulin beta-8 chain-like isoform X5; its protein translation is MREIVLTQTGQCGNQIGTKFWEVISDEHAIDSAGTYHGDSHLQLERINVYYNEASSETGGRYMPHAVVMDLEPGTMDSVRSRPFGQVFRPDNFIFGQSGAGNNWPNGCYTEGAEVMESVMDVVRKEAERCDCLQGFQLTHSLGGGTGSGMGTLLLSKIREEYPDRIINTFSILPSPKLSDTVVEPYNATLSVHQLIENADETFCIDNEALYDICSRTLKLPTPTYGDLNHLVSATMSGVTTCLRFPGQLNADLQKLAVNMVPFPWLHFFMPGFAPLTSRGSQQYRALTVAELTQQMFDAKNMIAACDPRHGRYLTAAAIFRGRMPMREVDEQMFNIQDKNSSYFADWLPNNVKTAVCDIPPRGLKMSATFIGNNTAIQELFKRVSEQFTAMFRRKAFLHWYTGEGMDEMEFTEAESNMNDLVSEYQQYQDATAEEEEDEEYAEEEVA